In the genome of Cryptomeria japonica chromosome 8, Sugi_1.0, whole genome shotgun sequence, one region contains:
- the LOC131052747 gene encoding uncharacterized protein LOC131052747, with translation MAQVDINGSLSEPFPLTRSIRQGCPLAPALFVIASEALTYILTDDTLSPAVKGITLPNNEDLSICQFADDTSLFIKMEDDNFNCLTKKLDLFCSISGAKLSQAKCICLGWDEHPPGWLLKFGFQWGGPTTITKYLGIPFAVDPSIKDMWLWVKTKITKKLNSWFNRFLSLAGRLQVCQKILSSYNIYYASAWMFNNYQILEIQKAIRNFLWSDGKGNKKCHMVKWDWCCTDKKYGGLGLKDLRLQGIALATKWISHCVDGEEPWKVLVRNNILRGYPKKAKTWKNLPFADIIFGKFPTAVHGSAVFKTIWRAWELSRHCISDNAFHSDDSLHGERSIWWNLYLQGKPLALTQGCSTKVWNNLGISTFMDLFEKDCLINWDELRYKYNLPAAHKKTYSMLTRACSNIPSNCLIDSHRFTNSKWTDGSLLTKLKAKNVYNSLNNNLSIIKHVNNVWYTDLEMKDWNKIFKRIWKSSIDPKIRCFRWLLLINRIPINNYQMNYDSCTFCNKPETCRHIFFECNFAKKVWELCGITYPKYIDIFEIITSYIHGLKNDSNILWFIISANILWQLWKCRNEERFQGAHRSLTELYLKLTLIKISSQVCITMMIEREKLFRFLKMGHSTMFVFEMKDGYDYRNHMNNMVFFNKTVKKLHKEIIKNKNATDDQIKMIAQIQANKSIAWMEGPLGWTAWVEQFEDLLH, from the coding sequence ATGGCCCAAGTTGATATTAATGGATCTCTTTCGGAGCCCTTTCCTCTAACTCGATCTATTAGACAGGGCTGTCCTCTTGCCCCTGCTCTATTTGTAATTGCTTCTGAAGCTCTTACCTACATCCTTACTGATGACACTTTATCCCCGGCTGTCAAAGGTATCACTCTTCCCAACAATGAGGATCTGTCTATCTGCCAATTCGCTGATGATACTAGCTTATTCATTAAGATGGAAGATGATAACTTTAATTGTCTTACTAAGAAACTTGATCTCTTCTGCTCGATCTCGGGTGCTAAACTATCTCAGGCCAAATGTATTTGTCTAGGCTGGGATGAACATCCTCCGGGGTGGTTGTTGAAATTTGGCTTCCAGTGGGGTGGCCCAACCACCATAACCAAATACCTGGGCATCCCTTTTGCTGTAGATCCCTCTATTAAGGATATGTGGTTATGGGTTAAGACCAAAATCACAAAAAAGCTTAATAGCTGGTTCAACCGATTCCTGTCACTTGCTGGCAGACTTCAAGTCTGTCAAAAGATTTTATCTTCATACAACATATACTACGCTTCTGCTTGGATGTTCAACAACTATCAAATTTTAGAAATCCAGAAGGCTATAAGGAACTTCCTTTGGTCGGACGGTAAAGGAAATAAAAAGTGCCACATGGTTAAATGGGACTGGTGCTGCACTGATAAAAAATATGGAGGGCTTGGTCTAAAAGACCTTAGACTCCAAGGTATTGCACTTGCCACCAAGTGGATCTCTCACTGTGTAGATGGAGAAGAGCCATGGAAAGTACTTGTTAGGAACAATATCTTGAGAGGTTACCCAAAAAAAGCTAAAACTTGGAAAAATCTCCCATTTGCTGATATCATCTTTGGTAAATTTCCTACTGCTGTGCATGGCTCTGCAGTATTCAAAACAATATGGAGAGCTTGGGAGTTGTCTAGACACTGCATTTCTGATAATGCATTCCATTCGGACGACTCTCTACATGGTGAGAGGTCTATTTGGTGGAATCTGTATCTCCAAGGGAAGCCGCTTGCCTTGACTCAAGGCTGTTCGACCAAAGTTTGGAATAACTTGGGAATCTCCACATTCATGGACCTTTTTGAAAAAGATTGCTTGATTAATTGGGATGAGTTAAGATATAAATATAATCTTCCTGCCGCTCATAAAAAAACATACTCCATGCTTACTAGAGCCTGCTCGAATATCCCTTCAAACTGCCTCATTGACTCTCATAGATTCACTAACAGCAAATGGACTGATGGTTCTCTACTGACTAAACTTAAAGCCAAAAATGTTTACAACTCCCTGAATAATAATCTTAGTATTATTAAGCATGTTAATAATGTGTGGTATACTGACCTGGAGATGAAGGACTGGAATAAAATTTTTAAAAGAATCTGGAAATCCTCCATTGACCCCAAGATCAGATGTTTTAGATGGTTATTGTTAATTAATAGAATACCTATTAACAATTACCAGATGAATTATGATAGTTGTACCTTCTGCAATAAACCTGAAACTTGTAGACATATATTCTTTGAATGTAATTTTGCAAAGAAAGTATGGGAATTATGTGGAATTACGTACCCCAAGTACATTGATATCTTTGAAATTATTACAAGCTACATTCATGGActtaaaaatgattctaatattCTATGGTTCATTATTTCAGCTAACATTTTATGGCAGCTATGGAAATGCAGAAATGAGGAAAGGTTTCAAGGTGCACATAGATCTCTTACTGAGTTATACCTTAAACTCACCCTTATTAAAATCTCTTCGCAGGTTTGTATTACGATGATGATCGAGAGGGAGAAACTGTTCAGATTCCTCAAGATGGGGCACTCTACTATGTTCGTGTTTGAAATGAAAGACGGTTACGACTATCGTAACCACATGAACAATATGGTTTTTTTCAATAAAACGGTGAAAAAGCTGCACAAGGAAATTATTAAAAACAAGAATGCGACTGATGATCAGATAAAAATGATTGCTCAAATCCAAGCTAATAAAAGCATCGCTTGGATGGAAGGACCTCTCGGATGGACAGCTTGGGTTGAACAGTTTGAAGACCTGCTGCATTAA